AAGTAGGCCTCCGTGCTGACCTGACCCGCCATGAGCAGGTGCGTGCCTTTCGGGCAGGTCCTCACCACCATGCTGTCCAGGATGGCCTGGGCTTCCTCGTCCGACAGAGGAGCGATGCGGCGGAAGTAGTCGACGAGCTTGTGCTTCATGAGAGCCCTGCGCGACCGGCGGGAGCCCCATCATCCCACCAAGTCGGCGGACGTGGTCCGAAAAGGAAGCAAGGCACGTCACAGCAGCCCCTCCGAAAGCAGCCCCGGATGGGACGATGACGCGCCAGGGGTTCCGGCCACCGGGGGCCCCCGGGCTGCTGACGGAAGCGCCTTGTGGCATCCTCGGCCTCATCACGAAGCTGGAGAGCGACTTGTCCGTCCCTGCTGCCGCGTCTGCTTCCGTCGAAGAGGGCGGGCTCCGCTACATCCCCGCGCTCGACGCGCTCCGTGGCATCGCGATTGCCGCCGTGTTCATCCACCACGCGCTCGCTTTTCCCTTCTGGGCGGCGATCGTTCGGATACCCGGCTTCCACTTCACCCCCGCGCAGACGCTCGCCGTCGAGGTCACCGAGTGGCTTGCGTCGGGCGTGGACCTGTTCTTTGTCCTGTCCGGGTTCCTCATCACCCGGATCCTGCTACATACGCGAGGCAACGCTGGCTACTACCGCGCCTTCTACATCTCGCGCGCGTGCCGGATCTTCCCGCTGTACTACCTGTTCCTCGCGCTCTGCCTGGCGCTGCCGCTCTGGCAGCGCCCGCCGCTCGGGGACGTGCCGTGGTACCTGACGTATCTCTCGAACCACCTCATCTTCTCGCGCGGCTCCTGGCAGTCGCCCATCCTCGACCACACGTGGTCTCTGGCGATTGAAGAGCAGTTCTATTGGGTGTGGCCGGTCGTCATCGCGCTGATGCCCCGGCGCGCCATTCCGTACGTCGCCGCGCTCATCGCCTTCGGCAGCATCGCCCTGCGCTTCCAGCTCACGCTTTCGGGGGCCGGGGAGGCCGTGGTCCGCACGTTCACGCTCTCGCACCTCGATGGAATCATGTACGGCGCGCTGCTCGCCTGCGTCTCGTCGCGACGCCGCGCCACGCAGGCCGGTGCCGCTTTCGCTGGCGCGGGTCTCGTCGTCGCGGTGGCGCTCACCGTGACACCTTCGCTCGCTGCGCACCCGGCGCTGCTCTGGGCGACGGCGCTGCCACTGGCGTTCGGCGGCCTCGTAGGGCTTGTCTTGGGGCGCGCGGAACCACAGCCGGGTTCCGCGCGTTCCCCGCTGCAGGTGTCGCTCTCGTTCCTGGGCAAATACAGCTATTGCATCTACCTGCTGCAGCAGCCGGTGCTCTGGACACTGGCCAGCTACATCGCCGCACCGCTCTATCTGTCCACTGGGAGCCTGCCGCTGGTGTGGCTCGCGATGCTGGTCGCGTCCGCGCCGCCCGTCATCGCCATTGCGATGCTCTCGTACCGCGTCTACGAGGCGCCGTGGCTGCGGCTGAAGTCGAGGCTGCTGAGCATGCCCATTGCTCACGCGCCCCCTCGGCCGGGCTGAGCGAAGACGCTGAGCAGGATAAGCGGGCCGCCGAACGTCGGCGGCCCGTGCACGTCAGGAGCGAAACAGAATGACGGCTCTACCTGCTACGTGTGTTTCGCGCACACGCGTGTCAGGGCGTCTCGCATTTCCAGACCGAAGACGCGAGCCACAGGGCGGCCCGAGACACGTGGTTGTACACCTCCACCACAGGCGTCCCGCCTTGCGCCGTGCATTCGGCGATGGCATCGGCGCGGGCATCCGCCAACGCGACGCCGGGGTCATGGCTCTGTCCGCTGCCCGTGACGTACACCACGGCAGCCAGAGCCGAGCCGGGAATGGACAGCAGAAGCATCAATGCAAGGGCGATGGGCTGCTTTTTCATGTTCACTCTCCCGAGATGGATCCGGACGGGCATTCGAACTCCCGACCCGAGCTGGCCCCTGGTACACGCGGAGGATTGATACAGGCTCACGGATCCGCTTCACCAGCGACAGGCCTTGGTGCGCAAGCAGGTTCATGGCGAAGAAAGAACTGGCTCCGCCCGGATCTTCGACCAGCGACAGCACGGCATACACAAAACCAGACGCCCGCATCATCAAAGGGCTCTTCAAGCAGGCGTGCTGCACAGCTTCATCAGCAAATCACCACCATCTTCATTGGCGATGAAATCCTGATTCATTGATTATAACGGGTTTTACAGGTAACGGCAAGGGTAGCGGAATCAGTGCTCGGCCTGACCGGAATGTGCCGCCATGCACCCGAAGAGCCGTGGCACCTACGGCAGCCTGCGGGTGCACGCGGCATGTGGAGCCAATGTCGCCCTCGCGCCTCCCCCTTGCCGCGAACTCGCCGCGGGTCCGTTGGCCTCGGAGAGCGGTTGTCACAAGCACCTGTGGGGCATGCGGCGGTGGCCTGAGGAGCACTCCGTCACTCATTTCCCGAGTTCGGTCGCGAGCAGGTCGAACACCCGTCGGATTCGCTTGCTGGTGTTCAGCTCGCGGTGGGTCGTCAGCCAGATGGGAAGGAACAACGGGGCGAGGCTGGGGAGGGCCCGCCGGACCAGCGGCTCGGCGTCTCCCACGCGCTCGGGAGCGACGCCCACGCCGATGCCCTGCTTGACCATCTCCCAGAGCACGAGGTGGTTCCCCGTCAGCACCGGGAAGTTCCGTCGCGTCAGGCTCAAGCCCAGCCCGTTCAGCCCGTTGAGCATGACGTCGGTCCCGCCAATCCCGATGAAGTCGGCGCGACTCAGTGCCTTCGGCGTACGTGGGTTGCCGATGCGCGCAAGGTAGCGGGTCGCCGCATACAGCCGCATCGGGTCGTCCCTGACCTTGGTGGCGATGAGGTCGGGCTGGGTGGGGCGGAAGTTCCGGATCGCGATATCCGCCTCCCGCCGGCGCAGATCGACCGCGGTGTTGGTTGCGATGAGCTCGATGTCGATGCCCGGCGCCTCGCGCCGAAGCTTCTCCACGAGGGCAGGCAGCAGGAAGGCCGAGTAGATCTCGTTGGCCGTGATGCGAACCAGTCCGGTGACGCTCTGCGACTGTCCGCCGGCCGCCAGCGAGACACGCCCCGCGGCGTCGCCCATGGCTCGAACGTGCTCGAGCAGCTCGCGCCCGCTCGGCGTCAGCGTGAGGCTCCGCCCCACGCGCTCGAACAGCACCACGCCCAGCTCGTCCTCGAGCGCGCTCACCTGACGCCCGAGTGTCGGCTGCGCCATGCCGAGCGCACGCGCCGCCGCCGTGAGCGAGCCCTCTTCCGCGGTGACCAGGAAGGCCCGCGCCCGATTCCAATCAAAGTTGACCGCCCGCCAATCCATGCATTTTCGCATATCAGGTGAAGGAACTCAGTCAATTCCGTTGATGGTCGCGGAAGGCTATCTGTTCGCATGGGACGAGGCGTCGCCGTCATCACGCGCGTTGCCCATCGTCCCGACACCGACAGGAGAAGAGCCTCAATGACCTCCACCACCAAGGCCGAGCGGCTCGTGCCCGCTGCGCTGGTCGCGCTCTCGCTCGTGCCCATCCTGGCCGGCGCCGCCCGTCTGGCCGAGCTGACGGGCGGCGCCGAGCTCACGCCGCGCAACGCGCGGTTCTTCGCATCGCCCCTACCGCTGGCGCTGCACGTCCTCAGCGCCAGCGTGTATTGCGCCCTGGGTGCCTTCCAGTTCGCCCCGGACTTTCGCCGCCGACGGCCCGGCTGGCACCGCGTCGCCGGGCGGCTCCTGGTCGCGTGCGGCCTCGTGGCAGGGCTCTCGGGCTTGTGGATGACGCTGTTCTATCCCCGCGCCGAAGGCGACGGTGAGCTCCTCGACGGCCTGCGGCTCCTGTTCGGCTCGGCGATGGTCCTGTCCCTCATCCTGGGGCTGGCCGCGATCCTGCGGCGAGACGTCGGCGGCCACCGGGCCTGGATGATTCGAGGCTACGCCATCGGTCTGGGCGCGGGCACGCAGGTGCTGGTCTCCGTGCCCTGGTTCCTCATCGTCGGCGCGCCGGGCGAGCTCGCCAGAGCGCTGCTGTTAGGTGCCGGCTGGGTCATCAACCTCGCCGTGGCCGAGTGGGTCATTCGTCGACAAACCGCCTCTCCCGTTCGCGCTGCCGAGATGCGCGCCAGCGTCGGAAACGCCTCACGCCCGGCATAGGTATAGGCGTGTACCTGCTCCCGCGAGCAGGGGCGGAGCCGGGGCTGGAGGAGGAGAGCCCAGCCTTTGCGCGAGCGAGGTGGAGCGTGGCCTGCCCCGGTACGTGGAGCGGGACTTCGCCAAGTACCTGGAGTGCGGCGTGCTGGTGCACGGCTTCGCGCGGGTGCGCTGCGAGAGTTGCACGGGCGAGCTGCTCGTCGTCCGCGCCTGGCCCCGGCGCGGGGACCACCCTGCAGGCGGGGTGCTGAGCCTGGCGCAGCCACTACCAACAAGGCTCTGCCGCCCTCCTCAAGCAAAGGCGGCCAGGGTAGCAGTGTGCCCCAAGGGCAGGCACAGCCCCTACACCGGCACCGAAGCCCGCGCAGAAGTAGCGGACAGGCCGATACGGCACGGCCTCCCAGTGGACCCGTGGAAGACGCCGTGCCTACTCCCCCTCACCCTCCTGCGCCTTCTCAGCACCCTCTATGAGCCCACCTGTAAAGCCCAAGATATCGCCATGTTTTTCACCGTCAGTGCCCATCTCTTCCGGCGAAACCTCGCGTCGCGGCCACACTTGATCCGCTACGAAAAAATTCACCCCACCCAGCACCTCCAACAACTCCCTGCCGTATTCATTGTCCTTCACGCCAATCATACAACTCAGAGCATACTCAACCGCACCCGCAACAACGTCCGCAATCTGCAACCCCGCATATGATGGGGACGGCTCAAAACGAGTCGATCGCAGAGCAAGCGGAAACGTCATGACCCGCCTGTCATACCCCACCATCGCAGGCGGAACGCCCGGATCCACCAAGGCATCCCAAATATGCTTCTGCTTCGACATTTTTGATGACGAATCATGAATCACATCAAGCGCATTCGGGATTGGATTTTCATGCCGCCAGCGCGCCATCAACCCAAGGGCCGAGGTGAGCGATACATCCAGCGAATTCTTCCCCAAGGAATTGTAATACCCAAATCCCAGCTTATACTGAGCTATCTCAATCATGGAAACAATTCCACGCGCGTCTTCTGTCAGGTCCGCATCAGCTAGAAACCTGAAGAAGGCCCTGTAGTTCACAGGTTCGCGCGTGCGCATCATGACCTGAAAAAGTTTCAACATCTTCTCAAAGAAGTCCGCACCGATAAACACAGGCAGTACGGAATGCATCATGTTCGCCAGGGCGATATTCCCGCCGCGAAGATACAGGTCCTCGCCATCCAGGCGCATGCATGGCTCAACCGTGTAGTCCACGATCTTGCCGACAATGGCATATTTCTTATGAACGACGGCGCACTTGATGCGGCCAACACACGTTCCCGCCAGCTCCCTGAGGGCCGACAGAACCATTTCCCGTTGGTTCTCATTCCGACGCAACTCAGAGTGCTTTAATTCCGTCGCCTGGACCTTCCCGAAGAACTTCGCCTTGAAGTCTCGGCACTCCTCTTCGCTCAGGGAGTGGGTCGCCAGCACAAAGACCTGCTGATCCTTGTTGAAGAGATCCTCGCCCGTAAATCCAGACTCGTCGACGAACAGTGTCTTCGCATCATTGCTCAAGCAGTCCTCCTGACCGCGGACGCAACTCCTGAAGCCGACCGTACTACACCACCCGACCTGTACCTTTTCTCACGGCCCTCGGACCGACACGGCTCCAGGGCAAGACCCTGTCCCGTGGGCGTCGGGTTTTCGCCCGGCGCGTCCTGGGTGGGACTGTCGGTGGCCGACGCTGTGCGTGGACGAGAGGGGAACCGGGTGGACCGCAAGGATGATGGCAGCGGCAAAGTGGGGATCGGAACGCAATATCCGCTCGGGCAGTTCGCCCGGCGCTCCAGACGAGTCAGGAGCACCCGGACGCGGAAGCGCGGGCGCGCGCAGGACACAGTGCGCGCCTGAACGGAGGTCTTCTCCGGCATGCTCCAGGGCACGCTGACCGTCGGCTCGCGCGTTGCCGTGGCGGAAGTCCCCGCGTGGGCGACGCTGGAGGTCGCCAAGGGCGGCTTCGCCACCGGGCGCCTGCTGGCGGAAGGGGCGCTGCAACCGCATGAGCAGGCCCTGTTGTCCCGGCTCCAACGGGACGACACGGGCAGCGCGCGGGCAGTGCTGAACGCGTGGTATCTGGGCGAGGAGGGGCTCGCGGAACTGCGGCGGATGCTTCAGACGAGCAGCTGTCGCTCCAGGTCCCCGAGGAGGGCGCGCTGCTCGTGGTGGCGTGGCTGCTCGACCATGACCAGGCAGAGCGCGCGCGAAGCCTGCTCGACCAGTTGGCTCCGTTCTCCCCTCTCCCGCGAGCGGGAGCGGAACCGGGGCTGGAGGAGCAGAGCCCAGCCTTTGCCGCGACGGTGGAGAGCCGAGGAAGAAGCGCACACCCCGTTTGGACTGGGCCGGGCTGCTGCGCAGGACGTTCGCCCTGGATGTGTTCGCGTGATTGAGGTGTAGAGGTAGGCGGCGAGTCTTGGCTTACGTGAAGCAAGCAGCAGGGGGCAGAGCGATTCTGGAGCACCCAGGGTTGCCCACGGCGAGTGCGCGCCTAGCCCCCGCGCGAAGGCCGCCCCGGGCCGCAGGCTGTTGAAGCTCGCGCCACCACCGCCAGCCACCAGAGCCAGGGGCCTGCCGCGCCCCGCCTGGGAAGGCGGTTGAGCTGGGCTGGCGTGTGTCTGCTGGAGCCTCAATCGCTTCTGCCCGAGCCTGACGGGCGGCTCATGGGCTCTCCGTCAGCGTCCCCCTCGGCTCCCGACCCTTCCCCCAACAGCTCTCCTGTCCTTCCCATGCTTCCGGCTGGTGTCCATGAGCACGCTGGTGTCGCGCTTCCAGAGCATGCACCAGCGAGCGGGCACGGAGGTCGAGTCCCCCGACGGCCAATTCCGCGTGGACCGGATGGAGCCGAGCGAGTACGCGGTGACAGCGCGCGCGCTGGGCGGGCCCCTCTTCCTTCTTCCCCGGCGGATGGGCCTGCCCGCCAACGACCAAGTGACGCTCGACTTCGTGGAGGGGATGGGCGCCGCCTCGCTGCGGGTCCGACTCTACCGGCTGAACCTGCCCGGCCGGCTGTACAATCTGGGTTTCGCGCTGGTGCCCGGCACGGTGTCCGCCTCGGCGCCGCCCGAGGAGCTGTGGACGCTGACGAAACACCTCTCGGTGCCGGAGGTTCCGGAACTCGGACTCTGCGGCGCCGGAGGCGCGACAGCCTGGCACCCGCGAATGAGTGTCGGCTGCGGCCGGCCTCCTGACCCCGGAAAGACGAAGGGCGCGGACCCGAGGATTTCTCCAGGGTTCCGCGCCCTTTGAATAATGGTCGGGGAGACAGGATTTGAACCTGCGACCCCTTGGTCCCGAACCAAGTGCTCTACCAGGCTGAGCCACTCCCCGATATCCGGTGCTGCGCCAGGAACTGCCCTTCGGGCCCGGCGAAGCGGAGGCGGATCTATCCGACCCGCTTTCTTGAGTCAACGCCCTCTTTCGCCCACCCCTTCCTCCCCCCCCCCACCCCAGGCGCTCCCTCGACTGTTGTCCTACCTACCCTTCAGGACGGGACAATGTTCACCCTCTTCACAAGATCCGGGGCTTCCTGTAGTTCCAAGGAGTCACACGTTGATTCCCCCCTGTTCCCCCACAGAGGACCATGACGCCCCCGACCGTCCTCATCTCGGATGATGAGCCCCTCCTCGTCTCCGCCCTCGCGCGAGAGGCCAAGCGCTCCGGCCTCGTGTGCGTCTCCGACACGACGTCCGAGCACGTGCTGGAGCTGGCCCGCCTCCATCAGCCCGCCGTCATCATCCTGGACCTGAACCAGCACCAGGACGGCCGGGACCTGCTCGCGCAGCTCAAGAAGGACCCCGCCACCCGCGACTGCAAGGTCATCATCCTGAGCGGCGTGGAGGATCAGTTCACCCGCCACGTGTGCTTCGAGCTGGGCGCGGACGACTACGAGGTGAAGCCGTTCGACCCCACCTTCATGACCCGCATCGCCCGGCTCGCCACCGCCGTCACCCACAGCCGCGCCGCCTGAGCCTGCCTCAGGCGGGCCGCAGCGACCGGATGGCCTGCGCGTAGTCCTTCGAGCCGAACACGTAGCTGCCCGCGACCAGCACCGTCGCCCCTGCGGCCACCACGCGCTTGGCCGTTTCGGCGTTGATGCCGCCGTCCACCTCGATGTCCACGTCCAGCCCGCGCGCATCCAGCATCGCGCGCAGCCGGCGCACCTTGTCCACCGTGGACTCGATGAACGACTGGCCCCCGAAGCCCGGGTTCACGCTCATC
This region of Corallococcus soli genomic DNA includes:
- a CDS encoding DUF2306 domain-containing protein, which produces MTSTTKAERLVPAALVALSLVPILAGAARLAELTGGAELTPRNARFFASPLPLALHVLSASVYCALGAFQFAPDFRRRRPGWHRVAGRLLVACGLVAGLSGLWMTLFYPRAEGDGELLDGLRLLFGSAMVLSLILGLAAILRRDVGGHRAWMIRGYAIGLGAGTQVLVSVPWFLIVGAPGELARALLLGAGWVINLAVAEWVIRRQTASPVRAAEMRASVGNASRPA
- a CDS encoding response regulator, whose translation is MTPPTVLISDDEPLLVSALAREAKRSGLVCVSDTTSEHVLELARLHQPAVIILDLNQHQDGRDLLAQLKKDPATRDCKVIILSGVEDQFTRHVCFELGADDYEVKPFDPTFMTRIARLATAVTHSRAA
- a CDS encoding DUF3800 domain-containing protein; protein product: MSNDAKTLFVDESGFTGEDLFNKDQQVFVLATHSLSEEECRDFKAKFFGKVQATELKHSELRRNENQREMVLSALRELAGTCVGRIKCAVVHKKYAIVGKIVDYTVEPCMRLDGEDLYLRGGNIALANMMHSVLPVFIGADFFEKMLKLFQVMMRTREPVNYRAFFRFLADADLTEDARGIVSMIEIAQYKLGFGYYNSLGKNSLDVSLTSALGLMARWRHENPIPNALDVIHDSSSKMSKQKHIWDALVDPGVPPAMVGYDRRVMTFPLALRSTRFEPSPSYAGLQIADVVAGAVEYALSCMIGVKDNEYGRELLEVLGGVNFFVADQVWPRREVSPEEMGTDGEKHGDILGFTGGLIEGAEKAQEGEGE
- a CDS encoding acyltransferase family protein, with amino-acid sequence MTRQGFRPPGAPGLLTEAPCGILGLITKLESDLSVPAAASASVEEGGLRYIPALDALRGIAIAAVFIHHALAFPFWAAIVRIPGFHFTPAQTLAVEVTEWLASGVDLFFVLSGFLITRILLHTRGNAGYYRAFYISRACRIFPLYYLFLALCLALPLWQRPPLGDVPWYLTYLSNHLIFSRGSWQSPILDHTWSLAIEEQFYWVWPVVIALMPRRAIPYVAALIAFGSIALRFQLTLSGAGEAVVRTFTLSHLDGIMYGALLACVSSRRRATQAGAAFAGAGLVVAVALTVTPSLAAHPALLWATALPLAFGGLVGLVLGRAEPQPGSARSPLQVSLSFLGKYSYCIYLLQQPVLWTLASYIAAPLYLSTGSLPLVWLAMLVASAPPVIAIAMLSYRVYEAPWLRLKSRLLSMPIAHAPPRPG
- a CDS encoding LysR family transcriptional regulator, with translation MDWRAVNFDWNRARAFLVTAEEGSLTAAARALGMAQPTLGRQVSALEDELGVVLFERVGRSLTLTPSGRELLEHVRAMGDAAGRVSLAAGGQSQSVTGLVRITANEIYSAFLLPALVEKLRREAPGIDIELIATNTAVDLRRREADIAIRNFRPTQPDLIATKVRDDPMRLYAATRYLARIGNPRTPKALSRADFIGIGGTDVMLNGLNGLGLSLTRRNFPVLTGNHLVLWEMVKQGIGVGVAPERVGDAEPLVRRALPSLAPLFLPIWLTTHRELNTSKRIRRVFDLLATELGK